Proteins encoded in a region of the Tetrapisispora phaffii CBS 4417 chromosome 12, complete genome genome:
- the BRO1 gene encoding Bro1p (similar to Saccharomyces cerevisiae BRO1 (YPL084W); ancestral locus Anc_8.560), giving the protein MKIEPTLILLKPKDTEKLKWKKALSNYLQKSYGQLQWKQFYDEKLAKDLDHLRVTANSDLVDQSLLELNYKYYAFIEHLYMRIGASGSKLNMDFTWYEASYSPEDSVTKHSQHSVIFEKACTLFNIGYLLIQIAKENLIDDPKVSISNLSKAAGCFEYISSNFLNSPSIDLNSDITKFLATVCHAEAQELFLMKLLKGDDPKSKSSLISKLSLCTSNMYGNSLAMIKDTDLKVRDYGLITWNTNIHFKELFYKSVSAYFHSVALEGQNKIGDAIAFSTLAIDLAKSSIPYKSLLKTEFDVEEFLETVTNHSSQLIKDNDYIYHEPIPSSVEITNIKIMDAIKVASWENQLEPYLRETEGDANVLFSGIVPMKVYEKESIYSEAKDNILRKEAEAIEMADLSFSSFVEFTNLPSLLNDLVNGYKTGNYLTSNETQDAFMQQQLESWVTLIRTSSLTEIEKQIDLISEKRSKIHEILKNLPESERENVVKLKTSLIDASQSDEKLFNLIKPNIPEIKLLQDENKLWGIYNGFEESHEDSLLDIDDNKNEKILEKINKVKELYENLRLLKEERSRNFQELQAYINEDDITSLIIKNINKGDSDLKLIFNEELQKFNPWKARIEATIYKQSSIINETKIELDDIFKLAGIHENSTKNNLGKEKKKEFFDKIRNAMANFELYSASISKGIQFYDGLLKMTQQMQDNTTYSYSTPQTIPQNQIPPPLIPKPNSIESSFSNLSMNNKPQHTNTFPTQSSMTNHSRPAVPLPSNIATTMQSNPPLPPKNLLQDNLPPSYDSTMNHGERSTGTNENNVRQNPTAFYDNPSVFNEELYSKFSK; this is encoded by the coding sequence ATGAAAATCGAACCAACTTTAATACTTCTAAAGCCAAAGGATACAGAAAAACTTAAGTGGAAGAAAGCTTTATCTAATTATTTACAGAAGTCATATGGTCAACTTCAATGGAAGCAGTTTTATGATGAAAAGCTAGCAAAAGATTTAGATCATTTGAGAGTCACAGCCAACAGTGACTTGGTTGATCAATCTCTATTAGAACTTAACTATAAGTATTATGCATTTATTGAGCACTTATATATGAGAATTGGTGCATCAGGTTCAAAGTTAAACATGGATTTTACATGGTACGAAGCCAGTTATTCGCCAGAAGATTCTGTTACTAAACATTCACAACATAGtgttatttttgaaaaagcTTGTactttattcaatattggttatcttttaattcaaatagCTAAAGAAAATTTGATAGATGATCCAAAAGTATccatttcaaatttatctaAAGCTGCTGGGTgctttgaatatatatcttcaaattttttaaattctcCTTCCATTGATTTGAACTCAGACATCACAAAATTTTTGGCTACTGTATGCCATGCTGAAGCCcaagaattatttttaatgaaattactAAAGGGAGATGATCCAAAATCTAAGTCTTCTTTAATCAGTAAGTTGTCCCTATGTACCTCAAATATGTATGGAAATTCTTTGGCAATGATAAAAGATACTGATTTGAAAGTTAGAGATTACGGTTTAATTACATGGAATACTAATATTCATTTCAAAGAGCTGTTTTATAAATCTGTCAGTGCATATTTCCATTCGGTTGCTTTAGAAGGACAAAACAAAATAGGGGACGCAATTGCATTTAGTACTTTAGCCATTGACCTCGCAAAATCATCTATTCCATATAAATCTCTTCTTAAAACTGAATTTGATGTCGAAGAGTTTTTAGAAACAGTAACCAACCATTCCTCAcaattaattaaagataatgattatatttatcatgAACCAATCCCTTCAAGTGTAGAAATcacaaatataaaaataatggatGCTATTAAAGTTGCAAGTTGGGAAAATCAACTAGAACCTTATTTAAGGGAAACTGAAGGAGATGCTAATGTTTTGTTTAGTGGCATTGTACCAATGAAGGTTTACGAAAAGGAAAGTATATATTCTGAAGCaaaagataatattttgagaAAAGAAGCTGAAGCCATAGAAATGGCCGACTTATCCTTCAGTTCTTTCGTAGAATTTACCAACTTACCTTCACTATTAAATGACTTAGTTAATGGTTACAAGACAGGAAATTATTTGACTTCTAATGAAACTCAGGATGCATTCATGCAACAACAGTTAGAATCTTGGGTCACATTAATAAGAACGAGTTCATTGACTGAGATTGAAAAGCAGattgatttaatttcagAGAAAAGATCTAAGATTCatgaaattttgaagaaccTACCAGAATCAGAAAGGGAAAATGTCGTCAAGTTGAAAACTTCTCTAATTGATGCCTCTCAATCggatgaaaaattattcaacTTAATCAAACCAAATATCCCTGAGATAAAACTCTTACAAGatgaaaacaaattatGGGGTATCTATAATGGTTTTGAAGAGAGTCATGAAGACAGCTTATTggatattgatgataataaaaatgaaaaaatcttagaaaaaataaataaagtaaaagaattatatgAAAATCTAAGGcttttaaaagaagaacGTTCTAGAAACTTCCAAGAATTACAGGCATACATAAATGAAGATGACATAACATCTCTAATCATCAAAAACATTAACAAAGGGGACTCGGATTTGAAACTTATATTCAATGAGGAATTACAAAAGTTTAATCCCTGGAAGGCAAGAATTGAGGCCACAATATATAAGCAATCATCAATCATCAATGAAACAAAGATAGAGCTAgatgatattttcaaattggCAGGTATCCATGAAAACAGTACCAAAAACAATTTGGGAaaggaaaagaagaaggaaTTCTTTGATAAAATCAGAAATGCTATGGCTAACTTTGAATTATATTCTGCTTCAATCTCGAAGGGTATACAATTTTATGATGGACTATTAAAAATGACTCAACAAATGCAAGATAACACAACATATTCTTATTCTACTCCTCAAACCATTCCACAAAACCAAATCCCTCCTCCATTAATTCCAAAACCAAACTCTATTGAATCGAGCTTTAGTAACTTGTCAATGAACAATAAACCACAACACACGAACACATTTCCAACTCAAAGTAGTATGACTAACCATTCCCGCCCCGCAGTACCTTTACCAAGCAATATTGCTACTACCATGCAGAGTAACCCACCATTACCACCAAAAAACTTATTACAAGATAACTTACCACCATCCTATGATAGTACTATGAACCATGGGGAAAGATCAACAGGtacaaatgaaaataatgtcAGACAGAATCCAACTGCATTTTATGATAACCCTTCTGtatttaatgaagaatTGTACTCAAAGTTCAGTAAGTAG
- the TPHA0L01820 gene encoding uncharacterized protein (similar to Saccharomyces cerevisiae SEC16 (YPL085W); ancestral locus Anc_8.562) produces the protein MASMNNNVPGPMQRSDITMRSKGSTMRQARKDIGVVPDPNTNTNEQLQALFVTKEEDTDSDFFSSIQMAQSVSTRTMNKNVAALKSPLNKNNMVNSNSNFLNTQMHLATLRNGLNEFNISSHNDLNNDFLFSDPSSPMTKQLSNLSHSTTHISPMPLSRNISLNSRILNNNSQSELNHTSVASSVPQGLPARNLVPSMLDATASHDLRKTSSFISVQSMNEIKEITGQEEKLSIEKDDKKDQKDSTSNTSEPSKNFTFLDEDEDLLSSDDGSDSFLESDLDIEIESQNIEIGINNNIDANSSPEEVISQSSSIREDSVKITNYPQPAASPVNTETNKISKGAVTSSPRSKYEPSSGPQLSNDLISKKNARENIVSEKIPQEKNEVKGIVIPKIISDNEIDDAPTNSNKVVQKLRMEKLKSDAYDFPMELFSKANKTQNIKPALIQTSNIFVSPTLKPIPDTLQQRNVSNNHISINSISHPSADPVSIKPMPYSHAETIKTKNNMPDKYAPASASLPISNTTSNSIHPPPIKRKLGNSAILSNNEISPPALDKGMRNIPIKDKEYNNINTVNTTNLGSASISMFRKNGFNSEINLAKSEISSPLPIRRSNSNLLFEYTNYDNPSLNTIETEKDTTTTSTDIAVSSNENIDQETNESIKAHHTGLTKAPRITTITKNKTYSNTNLKNLISKDSTLGKDYNDHDITTANDISDKIGIQANTVLELADKCSESSTAHDVKSNHQSSPPPISNPSIISKAEITVKELPEHEEIENVQREEKEGEDEKDEEGKEEKVEEKEQKQEQEQEQEQEQEQEQKVPNKEILPEGQQKIVEKSQNEQKAKATDVVAEIKPDPTGELLNIADDHLNRNINNSSRIDWPNIISTMEFNKETVAKLSEATIKSFPGPLSIDISTKEAILNWIDSALKSSGPDSYINLVLRIFKMKLNPETYLSSYANLLFKNNDFDLLEKSVTNCFTYKQSSGEALNQLELLNLIQSNEKEKALKLAFKSKDFTMALFLATSMESKYIFEALNKYFDSFYEVRNTNTTFMNLLKLTFQVTFGASNIVLELLNNDTEYFEWASTNWNWICALLLNNMSSTTLKDSQQRNIANYTYDFLFHFGLLMMEKHYHAESSVIFIILDIPLTNDELVSNNALRFNRLAEPRSITTTILSEIYEYVFNLNTKQFRAFPLFTEKAEHSQYLFNNNNKEGAKAYAEQLFNDAKKLDIVLDTTEKENLETIINLFNTVSDSQKVNEPKSMITSKSNINSIQPEKQKVNAPSIKELIDQGSPGNIFVPPTNAFGKEYKSDVSMDDSTDNGDISVIRRDLFSIINNDINKNPVPVNVLSDLNITNSVGFQNDNPYMPKKNVIEKSSNPYTFNNPSIPKPPQITNTNSYSSQKSEQALDQPSYKTKSDPFSHTTSQSLDDSKPNVFTNSSHNTSNTIANALTLNPVGIYQSSDIKLKSNNEISSFTSVPANIKRRLDSITDNTTVTERLFEPVIKIGAWNPSGTIRPVRTDAIIYNDIVEDESEDEDEMRSKLRTEIIPDVQGIEKKNADYDEFPDKNNKNGGDSDTNSLNGERIESGWFTWLKKDPNEKKAIKAKMGNKSTFYYDKDLKRWISKNFSEEEKQAMADAVTPPPPPIVKKVFDNSKPPPSNTEYRKPSIVMNTSTPVKPVSQVNNVAFDMQTTSKPSVFPPMLAGSGSKASVLSGKKSNELDDILSISRNPGASRKKKKAGRGYVNALETK, from the coding sequence ATGGCATCTATGAATAATAACGTGCCTGGTCCGATGCAAAGATCGGATATTACTATGAGATCAAAAGGGAGTACTATGAGACAGGCTAGGAAAGATATTGGAGTTGTTCCCGATCCGAATACAAATACAAATGAACAATTACAAGCTTTGTTCGTCACCAAGGAAGAGGATACCGATTCagatttcttttcttcCATTCAAATGGCTCAATCAGTGTCGACTAGGACAATGAATAAGAACGTTGCTGCATTAAAATCACCTCtgaacaaaaataatatggTCAACAGTAATAGCAATTTCTTAAATACCCAAATGCATCTCGCCACATTGCGAAACGGACTAAATGagtttaatatttcaagtcataatgatttgaataatgactttttattttccGATCCCTCGAGCCCAATGACAAAACAATTATCGAACCTATCTCATTCCACCACACATATATCTCCCATGCCATTATCAAGAAATATTTCGCTAAACAGCagaattttgaataataattcgCAGTCTGAATTAAATCACACTAGTGTTGCATCGTCTGTTCCACAAGGTCTTCCAGCAAGGAATTTGGTGCCAAGCATGTTAGATGCTACTGCTAGTCATGACCTTAGAAAAACCAGTAGTTTCATTAGTGTGCAATCAATGAATGAAATCAAAGAAATTACTGGTCAGGAAGAGAAATTATCCATAGAAAAAGACGACAAAAAGGATCAAAAAGATAGCACATCCAATACATCAGAGCCTAGTAAGAACTTTACATTTttagatgaagatgaagacTTACTAAGTTCAGATGACGGGTCTGACAGTTTTTTAGAGTCTGACTTAGATATCGAGATTGAATcacaaaatattgaaattggtataaacaataatattgacGCTAATTCTTCACCAGAAGAAGTCATCTCTCAATCGAGTTCTATTAGAGAAGATAGTGTTAAAATAACTAACTATCCACAACCCGCGGCTAGTCCAGTCAATACAGAgactaataaaatatccAAAGGCGCTGTGACTTCATCTCCACGTTCGAAATATGAGCCAAGTTCTGGACCACAACTTTCAAATGAtcttatttcaaaaaagaaCGCCAGAGAGAACATCGTAAGTGAAAAGATTCCACAAGAGAAGAACGAAGTGAAAGGTATAGTAATaccaaaaattatttcagATAATGAAATAGATGATGCACCTACTAATAGTAATAAAGTTGTCCAAAAATTGAGAATGGAAAAACTAAAATCTGATGCGTACGATTTTCCGATGGAACTGTTTTCCAAAGCGAACAAGactcaaaatattaaaccTGCATTAATCCAGACctctaatatatttgtgtCACCAACGTTGAAACCAATTCCAGATACTCTGCAACAGAGAAATGTATCAAATAATCacatttcaattaattcaatatcACATCCAAGCGCTGATCCTGTCTCAATTAAACCAATGCCATATTCACATGCtgaaacaattaaaacaaagaaTAACATGCCCGATAAATATGCACCTGCATCTGCTTCTTTACCCATATCTAATACTACAAGTAATTCTATTCACCCACCTccaataaaaagaaaactaGGAAATTCTGCCATTCtatcaaataatgaaattagtCCACCTGCGCTCGATAAAGGGATGAGAAATATACCAATTAAGGATAAAGaatacaataatattaatactGTCAATACTACCAATTTGGGCAGTGCTTCAATTAGTATGTTCCGCAAAAATGGGTTCAATTCAGAGATAAATCTTGCGAAAAGTGAAATCAGTTCCCCTTTGCCAATTCGCCGTTCTAATTCAAATCTTCTTTTCGAATACACTAACTATGACAACCCTTCCCTAAACACAATTGAAACTGAGAAAGATACTACAACAACTAGCACCGATATAGCAGTTAGTTCCAACGAAAATATAGACCAAGAAACAAACGAGTCAATCAAAGCTCACCATACAGGTCTAACAAAAGCTCCAAGAATCACTACAATTACTAAGAATAAAACTTACTCAAACACTAATCTTAAAAATCTTATTTCGAAAGATTCTACTTTAGGTAAAGATTATAATGACCATGACATAACTACTGCTAATGACATATCTGACAAAATTGGGATACAAGCAAATACGGTCTTGGAACTTGCGGATAAATGTTCAGAAAGTTCAACTGCCCATGATGTAAAATCGAATCATCAAAGTTCACCACCTCCTATCTCAAACCCTAGTATAATTTCGAAAGCAGAGATAACAGTAAAAGAATTACCAGAACATGAGGAAATAGAAAATGTTCAGAGAGAAGAGAAAGAAGGAGAAGACGAAAAAGACGAAGAAGGGAAAGAAGAGAAAGTAGAGGAAAAGGAACaaaaacaagaacaagaacaagaacaagaacaagaacaagaacaagaacaaaaaGTACCAAATAAAGAGATCCTACCAGAAGGACAACAGAAAATAGTAGAGAAATCAcaaaatgaacaaaaagCAAAAGCCACTGATGTTGTTGCTGAAATAAAACCTGATCCAACTGGTGAACTCCTGAATATAGCAGATGATCATCTAAAtagaaatattaacaattcaTCTAGGATCGACTGGCCAAATATTATCTCTACAATGgaatttaataaagaaacagTTGCAAAGTTATCTGAGGCAActattaaatcatttcCAGGCCCGTTATCCATCGACATAAGTACCAAAGAGGCTATTCTTAACTGGATAGATTCTGCATTAAAATCATCTGGACCAGATAGCTATATAAATTTAGTACTGAGAATTTTCAAGATGAAGTTAAATCCAGAAACATATTTGTCTTCATATGCAAACCTTttgtttaaaaataatgactTTGATCTTTTAGAGAAATCCGTCACTAACTGCTTCACTTACAAACAATCCTCTGGGGAAGCATTGAATCAATTAGAACTATTAAATCTCATACAATCCAACGAAAAAGAGAAGGCTTTAAAGCTAGCTTTCAAGTCAAAAGACTTTACAATGGCGTTATTTTTAGCGACCTCAATGGaatctaaatatatttttgaagcactcaataaatatttcgATAGTTTTTATGAGGTCAGGAATACCAACACAACttttatgaatttattaaaattgacTTTTCAAGTTACTTTTGGTGCTAGTAATATAGTGCTTGAGTTACTTAACAATGATactgaatattttgaatggGCATCCACAAACTGGAACTGGATCTGTGCATtgttattgaataatatgAGTTCGACAACTTTGAAAGACAGCCAACAACGTAATATAGCAAATTACACTTAcgattttttatttcattttggTCTATTAATGATGGAAAAACATTATCACGCTGAATCTTCTGtgatatttattattttagaCATACCATTAACAAATGATGAATTGGTTTCTAATAATGCTCTAAGGTTTAATCGTTTAGCCGAACCAAGAAGTATCACTACCACTATATTGTCTGAGATATACGAATATGTGTTCAATCTCAATACCAAACAATTTAGAGCATTCCCATTATTCACAGAGAAAGCAGAGCATTCCcaatatttattcaataataataacaaagaAGGTGCAAAAGCTTATGCAGAACAGCTATTTAATGAtgcaaaaaaattggaTATTGTTTTAGATACTACAGAGAAAGAAAATCTTGAGACAATAATAAACTTATTTAATACTGTGTCAGATAGTCAAAAAGTTAATGAACCGAAATCAATGATAACAAgtaaatcaaatataaattcaatCCAACCTGAAAAACAGAAAGTAAATGCACCTTCGATCAAAGAACTCATTGATCAAGGAAGCCCtggaaatatttttgtcCCACCAACAAATGCTTTTGGAAAAGAGTACAAATCTGATGTATCTATGGATGATTCTACAGATAATGGAGATATTAGTGTTATACGTAGAGATCTTTTTTCAATCATAAATAATGACATTAACAAAAACCCTGTGCCGGTTAATGTTTTATcagatttaaatataacaaattCTGTTGGCTTTCAAAATGATAATCCATATATGccaaagaaaaatgttATAGAAAAGAGTAGTAATCCCTATACCTTTAATAATCCCTCAATTCCTAAGCCACCTCAGATAACAAATACTAATTCTTATTCTTCTCAAAAGTCCGAGCAAGCTCTTGATCAACCATCCTACAAAACCAAATCGGATCCATTTAGTCACACGACCTCTCAATCGTTAGATGATTCAAAGCCAAATGTTTTTACGAATAGTTCTCACAACACCTCAAATACTATTGCGAATGCATTGACACTTAACCCGGTTGGAATATATCAGTCATcagatattaaattaaaatcaaacaATGAGATTTCCTCTTTTACTTCGGTCCCTGCTAATATCAAGAGAAGGTTAGATTCTATAACAGACAATACTACTGTAACTGAGCGTTTATTTGAACCAGTGATTAAAATCGGTGCCTGGAACCCTAGTGGTACAATTAGACCAGTTCGTACAGATGCTATTATTTACAACGATATTGTTGAGGATGAATCAGAAGATGAGGATGAGATGAGGTCTAAATTAAGAACAGAAATAATCCCAGACGTTCAAGgtattgaaaagaaaaatgcAGATTATGATGAATTTCCtgataaaaacaataaaaatggAGGTGATTCTGACACTAATTCTCTCAATGGAGAACGCATTGAATCTGGGTGGTTTACTTGGTTGAAAAAAGATCCCaatgaaaagaaagcaATTAAAGCTAAGATGGGCAATAAATCGACATTTTATTATGACAAGGACTTAAAACGTTGGATAAGCAAGAATTTttcagaagaagaaaaacaaGCAATGGCGGATGCAGTAACCCCACCTCCACCACCAATTGTCAAGAAGGTCTTTGATAACTCCAAACCTCCTCCATCAAATACTGAATATCGTAAACCAAGTATTGTGATGAATACTTCAACCCCAGTAAAGCCAGTTTCTCAAGTTAACAATGTAGCTTTTGACATGCAAACGACATCCAAACCTTCGGTGTTTCCGCCTATGTTAGCGGGATCAGGAAGCAAGGCTTCCGTTCTATCTGGAAAGAAATCAAATGAATtagatgatattttatcaatatcaagAAACCCAGGAGCTTcaagaaagaagaagaaagcTGGAAGAGGTTATGTCAATGCTTTAGAGACTAAATAA
- the ELP3 gene encoding Elongator subunit ELP3 (similar to Saccharomyces cerevisiae ELP3 (YPL086C); ancestral locus Anc_8.563) yields MGRHGKGPKTNKSQNLAPEKERFIQCCTDITLELTNSLTSSSTREINLNGLITKYSKKYKLKQQPRLTDIINSIPDQYKKHLLPKLKAKPVRTASGIAVVAVMCKPHRCPHIAYTGNICVYCPGGPDSDFEYSTQSYTGYEPTSMRAIRARYDPYEQARGRVEQLKQLGHSIDKVEYVVMGGTFMSLPKDYREDFIVNLHNALSGFNGTDIDEAIKYSQQSLTKCVGITIETRPDYCTPTHLDDMLKYGCTRLEIGVQSLYEDVARDTNRGHTVKSVCETFAIAKDAGYKVVSHMMPDLPNVGMERDIEQFKEYFENPDFRTDGLKIYPTLVIRGTGLYELWKTGRYQSYNANALVDLVARIMALVPPWTRIYRVQRDIPMPLVTSGVDNGNLRELALARMKDFGTTSRDIRTREVGIQEVHHKIQPDQVELIRRDYYANGGWETFLAYEDPKQDILIGLLRLRKPSKKHTYRKEFTAQRTSIVRELHVYGSVVPLHSRDPRKFQHQGFGTLLMEEAERIAREEHGSEKISVISGVGVRNYYAKLGYELDGPYMSKKYKSGL; encoded by the coding sequence ATGGGTCGTCACGGTAAGGGTCCAAAAACTAACAAGAGCCAGAATTTGGCACCAGAAAAAGAGCGTTTTATTCAATGTTGCACTGATATCACTTTAGAGTTGACTAATTCTCTAACATCCAGTTCCaccagagagattaattTGAATGGGCTGATTACGAAATACTCGAAAAAATACAAACTGAAACAGCAGCCTAGGTTGACCGATATTATCAACTCTATCCCAGATCAATACAAGAAGCATTTATTGCCAAAATTGAAAGCAAAACCAGTTAGAACGGCATCTGGTATAGCTGTGGTGGCCGTTATGTGTAAACCACATCGTTGTCCACATATAGCCTACACTGGTAACATTTGTGTTTACTGTCCCGGTGGTCCGGACTCGGATTTCGAGTATTCCACTCAATCGTATACTGGTTACGAGCCCACATCGATGAGAGCCATTAGAGCTCGTTATGACCCTTACGAGCAAGCTAGAGGTAGAGTAGAACAACTAAAGCAACTGGGTCACTCCATCGATAAGGTTGAGTACGTTGTCATGGGTGGTACTTTCATGTCTTTACCTAAGGACTATCGTGAAGATTTTATTGTCAATTTGCATAACGCTTTATCAGGTTTCAATGGTACTGATATTGATGAGGCAATTAAATATTCCCAACAAAGTTTAACAAAGTGTGTCGGTATCACAATTGAAACTAGACCGGATTATTGTACTCCAACTCATTTGGATGATATGTTGAAATATGGTTGTACAAGATTAGAGATTGGTGTACAGTCATTATATGAAGATGTCGCACGTGATACAAATAGAGGTCATACTGTTAAATCTGTCTGTGAAACTTTTGCTATTGCTAAAGATGCAGGTTATAAAGTCGTTTCACATATGATGCCTGATCTACCAAACGTTGGCATGGAGAGAGATATTGAACAAttcaaagaatattttgaaaatccAGACTTTAGAACAGATGGTTTGAAAATTTACCCAACGTTAGTCATCAGAGGTACAGGTTTATATGAACTATGGAAAACAGGACGTTATCAATCTTATAATGCTAATGCCTTAGTTGATTTAGTTGCCAGAATTATGGCATTAGTCCCACCGTGGACAAGAATTTACCGTGTCCAAAGAGATATTCCAATGCCACTGGTTACCTCAGGTGTGGATAATGGTAACTTAAGAGAGTTAGCACTAGCAAGAATGAAAGATTTTGGTACAACTTCCCGTGATATTCGTACAAGAGAAGTCGGCATACAGGAAGTGCATCACAAGATTCAGCCGGATCAAGTTGAATTGATCAGAAGAGACTATTATGCTAATGGTGGTTGGGAAACATTCTTAGCCTATGAAGATCCGAAGCAAGATATCTTGATTGGTCTTCTAAGATTAAGAAAACCTTCTAAGAAGCATACATATAGAAAAGAATTTACTGCACAAAGAACATCGATAGTTAGAGAACTACATGTATACGGTTCGGTTGTTCCATTGCACTCTAGAGATCCACGTAAATTCCAACATCAAGGTTTTGGTACTTTGCTTATGGAAGAAGCTGAGAGAATTGCACGTGAAGAACATGGCTCTGAGAAGATTTCAGTCATTTCCGGTGTTGGTGTAAGAAATTACTATGCAAAATTAGGTTACGAATTGGATGGTCCATATATGtctaaaaaatataaatcagGATTGTGA
- the MBA1 gene encoding Mba1p (similar to Saccharomyces cerevisiae MBA1 (YBR185C); ancestral locus Anc_8.561) has protein sequence MLSTKLIRLDSFLNKGLVGLHTSNRLLSTTQKWYSSTSNKKTIPTSEFNFRHLGVASDIYVPPSLKSLPNPILHPTIFFNVLIRKVYTIGLNTIQIALFRNQSGIKPNFVLWKNNAIECYVNVNTNFARNKLDKCKYNVSIWVQEALAARAHELPKRMKLDWKLLKFNEVPKLISVQSMMIPGRPLEHIQLVYKFNTKQRLTRVDKQTNEVKNIDKDVIDHMVFVCDATSGETIMVGSVFESSPGAKLPKNYDDNNKVTIARMKLCGDIFRPKPSD, from the coding sequence ATGCTTTCAACTAAATTAATTAGATTAGATTCCTTTCTTAATAAAGGACTGGTTGGTTTGCATACAAGTAATAGATTGCTCTCCACCACGCAGAAATGGTACAGTAGCActtctaataaaaaaacaattccAACTTCAGAATTCAACTTTAGGCATTTAGGTGTTGCTtcagatatatatgttCCACCTTCGTTAAAAAGTTTACCAAATCCAATATTACATCCAACTATCTTTTTTAATGTATTGATTAGAAAAGTATACACGATAGGGTTAAATACTATTCAGATTGCTCTGTTCAGGAATCAATCCGGTATTAAGCCTAACTTTGTATTGTGGAAGAATAATGCTATTGAATGTTACGTTAATGTAAATACAAATTTCGCAAGAAACAAATTAGACAAATGTAAGTATAATGTCTCCATATGGGTTCAAGAGGCCTTGGCAGCAAGAGCGCATGAGCTACCAAAACGAATGAAACTAGATTGGAAACTATTGAAGTTCAATGAAGTACCTAAATTGATTTCTGTACAATCGATGATGATTCCTGGAAGACCTTTGGAACATATTCAATTGGTCTATAAATTTAACACAAAGCAAAGATTGACTAGAGTAGATAAGCAAACAAACGAGGTTAAAAACATCGATAAAGATGTCATTGATCATATGGTATTCGTTTGTGATGCCACGTCTGGCGAAACTATAATGGTAGGATCCGTGTTTGAAAGTTCTCCTGGTGCCAAATTACCTAAAAATTATGATGACAATAATAAAGTCACCATAGCCAGAATGAAACTTTGTGGTGATATATTTAGGCCTAAACCTTCCGACTGA